The region AACGGAGAAACCTTGGATATTGTCGTGGCGCTCTCTGACAGAGAACCAGAAGAGCGGGTATTCCGAGTGACGTGCAATGAAAGTGATGAAACCCAGGACGTGTTCTTTGCCGAAATACGTGAAAAGCGCGATGGAGAGTATACATACTTTGAATTCCAACAATCAATCTGCAGTGGTGGTCTCTAACCATAGTATTCCGCGCACTATCTCCTATTCACTGGCGGAATGGTGGTAAGTACATCACCTGTCCTGACCGGTAACTACGTGTGCGTATTAGTCACCTGCTCACAGTCGTTCAGCCGAACACGGTGACGTGCACCAGTCCCACGCGAGATTCTCCACAGTACCGAGACATTGGCCCTCGAGTCCGACCCGGACGAGCAGGAGAACGTTGCTACCGAAGAACCCTCCCTGCCTGTTCGACCGACGATGGTTTGGATAGAACGAATCGGCTATCTGCTGAGTGACCGCCTTTTTCGCACCTCAGCCCCCCTGCAGCCAGGAAAGTCGGCGGCGGGTGACGTGAGCCCGACCTCTTTTGCCCTGGCCGTCGTACCGAATTTCGGAGCAGACAATGCAGCTCAAAGAGAAAACCGCGATAGTCACCGGCGGGTCCTCGGGTATCGGAAGGGCGATTGCCGCTGCGTACGTCGACGAAGGTGCAGACGTGGTCATCGCGAATCAGACCGAATCCGAGGGAGAGTTGGTCGCGGACGAACTCGACTGTGACTTCGTACAGACGGACGTCACCGAGTACGATCAAGTCGAGGCGCTCGTCGACGCCACCGTCGACGAGTTCGGGAAGCTCGACGTGATGGTCAACAACGCCGGTATCGGGAGCGAAACGTCCGTCGAGGAGATGAGCCTCGAGGAGTGGGAGCGCGTCGTCGACGTCGACCTCGACGGCGTCATGCACGGGACGAAGGCCGCGCTCCCGCATCTCGAGGAGACCGACGGGTGTATCATCAACACCGCCTCGATTTACGGGTTGGTCGGCGGCAAAGGGGCCGCCTCGTACTCCGCGGCCAAAGGCGGCGTCGTGAATTTCACCCAGCAGGTCGCCGTCGACTACGCCGAGGAGGGCGTCCGCGTCAACAGCATCTGTCCCGGCTTCGTCGAGACGCCGATGACGAACGACCTGCTCGAATCCGAACGCTTCTACAACTACGTCCTCGAGGAGACGCCGATGAACAGGCCCGCACAACCGGAGGAGATCGCACCGCTGGCGGTGTTCCTCGCCTCCGACGGCGCCTCGTATCTCACCGGCGCGAACATCCCGGTCGACGGCGGCTGGACGGCCCATTGATCCACGCGTCCCGTCGGGGAAGCGGCGCGAGTACGACCGTGACCGTCTCGGGAGTGACTGACCGTGCCAGCGTGATTCGACGCGTTCGCAGACGCGATCGAGTCCGGCGACCAGCAGTTCCTCGCGTGCGGGTCCTGCGGTCACGCGACGCTGCCCCGCCGCGTCCGTCCT is a window of Natrinema salaciae DNA encoding:
- a CDS encoding SDR family NAD(P)-dependent oxidoreductase; amino-acid sequence: MQLKEKTAIVTGGSSGIGRAIAAAYVDEGADVVIANQTESEGELVADELDCDFVQTDVTEYDQVEALVDATVDEFGKLDVMVNNAGIGSETSVEEMSLEEWERVVDVDLDGVMHGTKAALPHLEETDGCIINTASIYGLVGGKGAASYSAAKGGVVNFTQQVAVDYAEEGVRVNSICPGFVETPMTNDLLESERFYNYVLEETPMNRPAQPEEIAPLAVFLASDGASYLTGANIPVDGGWTAH